From the Leishmania panamensis strain MHOM/PA/94/PSC-1 chromosome 31 sequence genome, one window contains:
- a CDS encoding hypothetical protein (TriTrypDB/GeneDB-style sysID: LpmP.31.0530): MQTAPPTQRRRTFSRANGADGTTVPHLVAAEERHRKNLQQIQQLKQALCSTVSGAGAPNMSAPSSRGWSSPSSTFSVPAPSGPSWMASSFESPNGVMASPLPTTGGTTPEPHRPMWTSASAAALRESQQEVEHLVRERNKLQRQCLEWASLVSAAPHRALPSAGTDAPLAFHSVLEAGAWSPVHEAALAVVKQVARFYPSAVHEVESKSDVVTEDASAPLCARSSALFAAHEGELSALRLHNNSSPPPTAEELADALHRVAKFLPRLASMTSAREPVAALGPDLLHHIRALEEEKQSDCLAVLSIVDHLTEVATRLQQEAVEKDEALRVMQETVGGLMEEKSQWAWRARASEEALAERYEQHSQREKAWERELAELLQLKQNAEAASAAPMELPTPTTVHLAEDTRAASAKEAGDGHIAHLQQVLDTKEIVLSTLQEEHRALQVMHAELQTQSQKAETAHHNRIAALESQLSQLEAELQTQLGIIKSTRRKAEDVPQAHPAETAALAEYSRAILAGKEAALPSLQEAKEEVEVEVVEHTADVAQIHAELETASDKLAAAQSTSDRVGSFLLVCDGVSGSNSPVAVSTGPLRLTGLREDVAEGNGAGANVPLQMDELSTPSRRERAGSDDVEEAADSPTKHMDVRKLQQSLKRMSRENTALKRKLEHRGVALAEMEGELEAAQRLVAQRDAQVQGLTAELEKARVTTAWAPAGAKVADEDDTGEETDAETPLQLLDFSELERYEDEGTLYPDPVDLSEWLLGSTEGSSVRFSTYVQQHLSENEQLRITAVGPLYHMGFTLLQMEGLVRQEAGPFCLPMTWCRFLLQLQQVLDTQLQASVLSPADSAKCFYALASSAGLFGSRANPPPDPLTAYSLIIAALCVCLRSSAASSSINSSSKWHCCQAILRHVSHYGVGKAMSQMGRNITDADSQVPDDLFAALCAEFPPATALPEEDAGDESRAASDGTASVAPLCSVRLAALLSSDFLSDCLPISTFALYVAALSDIVNVKVAPDEHLLAANLPTETTQFFEVARPRLSSTQEHDVTPLLLYAARHEYLLFGWAQEMDDAVAEAEGSAPSGDCHSADTAFLTLSSLGVSSTWPASTSVPKAPPCSATVSASAPSPTEVESITQLLIFLCTGVLPALVLAAYHCPSLERESHVINALFRTRRLLMAKRTALLAKNPTEASATSEVVPGASLLLPEARLRNLVNAALAPIKHTAPFPERAVQVPVADYERLHHELLSLYETNETYHGYIRELLSAVETA, from the coding sequence ATGCAGACAGCACCACCAACGCAACGGCGACGCACCTTTTCGCGTGCGAACGGTGCCGATGGCACGACCGTTCCGCACCTAGTGGCGGCCGAGGAGCGCCACCGAAAGAACCTGCAGCAGAtccagcagctgaagcaggcACTCTGCTCTACCGTCagtggtgctggcgcgccCAACATGTCCGCGCCGTCGTCGAGAGGGTGGTCATCACCCTCGTCTACGTTCTCAGTGCCGGCGCCTTCCGGCCCTTCCTGGATGGCGTCCTCCTTCGAGAGCCCCAACGGCGTTATGGCCTCGCCATTACCGACAACCGGGGGCACGACGCCTGAGCCACACCGACCGATGTGGACCTCCGCATCAGCGGCCGCATTGCGCGAGAGCcagcaggaggtggagcacCTTGTGCGGGAGCGCAACAaactgcagcggcagtgcttGGAGTGGGCCAGTCTTGTTAGTGCGGCACCCCATCGCGCTCTCCCGAGCGCTGGCACGGACGCGCCACTTGCATTTCACTCTGTTCTCGAGGCTGGTGCGTGGTCCCCGGTGCACGAGGCGGCGCTCGCAGTTGTGAAGCAGGTGGCGCGCTTTTACCCCAGCGCGGTACACGAAGTGGAGAGCAAGTCAGACGTAGTGACGGAGGACGCCAGTGCACCACTGTGTGCGAGATCCTCAGCGTTGTTCGCAGCACATGAAGGTGAGCTGAGCGCGCTACGCCtgcacaacaacagcagtcCGCCGCCGACCGCGGAGGAACTGGCAGATGCGCTTCATCGCGTGGCTAAGTTTCTACCGCGCTTAGCCTCCATGACGTCTGCCAGAGAACCTGTTGCTGCGTTAGGGCCAGATCTGTTGCACCACATCCGCGCCCTCGAGGAGGAAAAGCAAAGCGACTGCCTCGCCGTGCTGTCCATCGTGGACCACCTCACTGAAGTCGCGACACGGCTGCAACAAGAGGCTGTGGAGAAAGACGAGGCGCTACGTGTAATGCAGGAGACGGTGGGTGGGCTGATGGAGGAGAAGTCACAGTGGGCATGGCGTGCTCGGGcgagcgaggaggcgctggcggaaAGGTATGAGCAACACAGCCAACGAGAGAAGGCCTGGGAGAGAGAACtagcagagctgctgcagctcaaACAAAATGCGGAGGCTGCCTCCGCAGCACCAATGGAACTCCCCACTCCTACCACAGTACACCTGGCAGAGGACACCCGTGCTGCCTCGGCGAAGGAGGCCGGGGATGGACACATTGCACACCTACAGCAGGTGCTTGACACCAAGGAAATTGTCCTTTCTACTttgcaggaggagcaccgTGCCCTTCAGGTCATGCATGCAGAGCTGCAAACTCAGAGTCAGAAGGCTGAGACTGCTCACCACAACCGCATTGCAGCGCTGGAAAGCCAATTGAGCCAGTTGGAAGCAGAGCTGCAGACCCAGCTTGGTATTATCAAGTCGACACGGCGCAAGGCCGAGGACGTGCCGCAAGCGCATCCGGCCGAGACGGCCGCTTTGGCGGAGTATTCCAGAGCTATTTTAGCcgggaaggaggcggcactgCCGAGCTTACAAGAAGCCAAGGAGGAGGTTGAGGTTGAGGTGGTCGAGCACACTGCAGACGTAGCGCAGATTCATGCGGAGCTGGAGACTGCTTCTGATAAGCTGGCGGCAGCCCAAAGCACTTCAGACCGAGTGGGTTCCTTTTTGCTGGTGTGTGACGGCGTCTCAGGGAGCAACTCGCCTGTGGCAGTGTCGACAGGCCCACTACGGCTCACAGGACTCAGGGAAGACGTTGCTGAAGgcaacggcgccggcgccaacgTACCGCTTCAGATGGATGAACTTAGCACCCCCAGCAGACGCGAGAGGGCGGGGAGTGAcgatgtggaggaggcggcagatTCACCGACGAAGCACATGGACGTGCGCAAATTGCAGCAGTCGCTGAAGCGCATGAGTCGAGAGAACACGGCCCTCAAGCGCAAGCTGGAGCATCGTGGTGTTGCCCTGGCAGAGATGGAGGGCGAGCTGGAAGCTGCACAGcggctggtggcgcagcgagaTGCACAAGTGCAGGGACTCACTGCGGAACTGGAAAAAGCCAGAGTAACTACTGCATGGGCTCCAGCGGGCGCGAAGGTGGCAGACGAGGACGACACCGGCGAGGAGACCGACGCGGAAACGCCGCTCCAGTTGTTGGACTTTTCAGAGCTGGAGCGATACGAGGACGAAGGGACACTCTACCCAGATCCAGTAGACTTGTCCGAGTGGCTTCTGGGAAGCACTGAAGGCTCCTCAGTTCGATTCTCGACctacgtgcagcagcacctcagcGAAAATGAGCAGCTGCGTATCACTGCAGTCGGCCCTTTGTACCACATGGGCTTTACTCTCCTTCAGATGGAAGGGCTCGTGAGGCAGGAGGCTGGCCCGTTTTGCCTCCCCATGACCTGGTGCCGGTTTCTGCTTCAACTGCAACAGGTGTTGgacacgcagctgcaggcgtcAGTGCTGAGCCCTGCGGATTCGGCCAAGTGCTTCTATGCGTTGGCGAGCAGCGCAGGCCTTTTCGGCAGCCGTGCTAATCCTCCTCCAGACCCGCTCACTGCGTACTCGCTGATCATCGCTgccttgtgcgtgtgcctgcgttcTTCAGCAGCCTCTAGTTCGATCAACAGCTCCAGCAAGTGGCACTGCTGTCAAGCAATACTGCGCCACGTATCTCACTACGGGGTAGGCAAGGCGATGAGTCAAATGGGACGCAACATCACGGACGCAGACTCGCAGGTGCCGGACGATCTGTTCGCTGCCCTGTGTGCCGAGTTCCCACCAGCGACTGCATTACCCGAGGAGGATGCCGGAGACGAGAGTAGGGCTGCAAGCGACGGGACGGCGTCTGTGGCTCCGCTGTGCTCAGTTCGTCTTGCCGCACTCCTCTCGAGCGACTTTCTGAGTGACTGTCTCCCCATATCGACCTTCGCATTGTACGTTGCGGCTCTCTCTGACATTGTCAACGTCAAAGTCGCACCTGACGAGCACCTGCTCGCCGCAAATTTGCCGACGGAAACGACGCAGTTCTTTGAGGTCGCGCGGCCGCGTTTGAGCTCCACACAGGAGCATGATGTGACCCCGCTACTACTGTACGCGGCTCGACATGAATACCTTCTGTTTGGCTGGGCGCAGGAGATGGACGACGCAGTTGCCGAAGCTGAAGGTAGTGCACCCAGCGGAGATTGCCACAGTGCGGATACTGCCTTCCTTACACTTTCCTCACTTGGCGTCTCCTCGACGTGGCCGGCATCGACGAGTGTGCCCAAGGCACCACCTTGTTCAGCTACCGTCTCTGCCAGCGCTCCGTCCCCCACCGAGGTGGAGTCGATTACGCAGCTGCTCATCTTCCTGTGCACCGGGGTATTGCCGGCTCTCGTGCTTGCCGCTTACCACTGCCCTTCACTGGAGCGGGAGTCACATGTCATCAACGCCCTCTTTCGCACACGCCGCTTGCTCATGGCGAAACGGACTGCACTTCTCGCCAAGAACCCGACCGAGGCATCCGCCACCTCGGAGGTGGTGCCGGgtgcttcgctgctgctacccGAGGCCCGGCTACGCAATCTGGTAAATGCTGCACTCGCCCCCATCAAGCACACGGCGCCCTTTCCAGAGCGAGCGGTGCAGGTGCCAGTAGCGGACTATGAGCGACTGCACCATGAACTTCTGTCTCTGTACGAAACAAACGAGACGTATCACGGATACATTCGAGAACTGCTGAGCGCAGTGGAGACGGCGTAG
- a CDS encoding mevalonate kinase, putative (TriTrypDB/GeneDB-style sysID: LpmP.31.0540), whose protein sequence is MPKPVKSKTTGKHIGYGKVILFGEHFVVYGAEAIVAGIREYTECRLEVTPGVPGLQVNDQRPAIPNYITQKRGEQKKAHQLVLDHLQVDLSRDGLKMFIGGPLVPSSGIGASASDVVAFSRALSELYQLSLTEEQVNQSAFVGEGGYHGTPSGVDNTAATFGGLISYRRHSGKSIMKSIAFQQCLYLVVVGTGITASTTAVVSDVRKMKERQPEPFQRLCDNYTHIVSQAREALQKGDLLRVGQLMNANHDLCRKIGVSCRELESIVQTCRAYGALGAKLSGTGRGGIAVALAASRDQRDAIVKGLKAECPEAKFIWKYVVQPSATANL, encoded by the coding sequence ATGCCGAAGCCCGTCAAGAGCAAGACGACCGGTAAGCACATCGGGTATGGTAAAGTGATTCTCTTTGGCGAGCATTTTGTCGTGTACGGTGCTGAGGCGATTGTTGCTGGGATCAGGGAGTATACCGAATGTCGCTTAGAGGTAACCCCCGGCGTCCCTGGTCTCCAAGTAAACGACCAGCGCCCTGCGATTCCCAATTACATTACGCAGAAGCGCGgcgagcagaagaaggcgcatCAGCTCGTTCTCGATCACCTGCAAGTGGACCTGTCCCGAGATGGGCTGAAGATGTTCATCGGCGGACCGCTGGTACCGAGCAGTGGCATCGGAGCCTCCGCCAGCGACGTTGTCGCCTTTTCACGAGCCTTGAGTGAGTTATACCAGCTGAGCTTGACGGAGGAACAAGTGAATCAGAGTGCTTTTGTCGGCGAGGGCGGCTACCACGGCACACCTAGTGGGGTGGATAACACGGCTGCCACGTTTGGTGGACTCATTTCGTACCGCCGCCATAGTGGCAAATCTATCATGAAGTCCATTGCATTTCAACAGTGTCTCTACCTAGTCGTTGTGGGCACTGGCATCACTGCTAGCACCACGGCTGTCGTAAGTGACGTGCGCAagatgaaggagaggcaaCCAGAACCGTTCCAGCGACTATGTGACAACTACACTCACATCGTCTCTCAGGCTCGCGAGGCTTTGCAGAAGGGCGATCTCCTGCGTGTGGGTCAGCTGATGAATGCCAATCATGATTTGTGCCGCAAAATTGGTGTGTCATGTCGTGAGTTGGAGTCGATTGTACAAACGTGCCGCGCCTATGGCGCTCTCGGTGCGAAACTGTCCGGCACCGGCCGTGGTGGCATCGCCGTGGCCTTGGCGGCATCAAGGGACCAGCGTGATGCTATCGTGAAAGGCCTCAAAGCGGAGTGCCCCGAAGCAAAGTTCATCTGGAAATACGTAGTGCAGCCTTCTGCTACAGCTAACCTGTAG